The Haloplanus salinarum genome includes a region encoding these proteins:
- a CDS encoding NADPH-dependent FMN reductase, translated as MTRDTQVVAVCGSLAAESVTRVALRETLQAAQAAGAQTTLVDLREYDLPTFDADNQDAGDAPALRAQLRQADAIVLGTPMYHGSFSSPLKTALDYSGFDEFEDTTVGLLAVSGGSFPTTALEHLRSVARALDAWPLPLDVAIPDSYEQVVDGELVEESLRERVDELGTKLVEYADVAQYPATASTCQAQPHAD; from the coding sequence ATGACCCGAGATACCCAGGTAGTGGCCGTCTGTGGAAGTTTAGCCGCCGAGAGCGTGACTCGCGTCGCGCTTCGGGAGACCTTACAGGCAGCACAGGCCGCGGGTGCACAGACCACGCTCGTCGATCTCCGGGAGTACGACCTCCCGACGTTCGACGCCGACAATCAGGATGCCGGTGACGCCCCGGCACTGCGAGCCCAGTTGCGGCAGGCAGATGCGATCGTGCTGGGAACGCCGATGTACCATGGCTCGTTCAGCTCCCCGCTCAAGACGGCACTGGATTATAGCGGCTTCGACGAGTTCGAGGACACGACTGTGGGGTTGTTGGCCGTCTCCGGCGGGTCCTTCCCGACGACCGCGCTGGAGCATCTTCGATCGGTGGCCCGAGCACTCGACGCGTGGCCGCTGCCTCTCGACGTAGCCATTCCCGACTCATACGAACAGGTCGTCGATGGCGAACTCGTCGAGGAGTCACTGCGAGAGCGAGTCGACGAACTCGGCACGAAACTCGTCGAGTACGCCGACGTTGCACAGTACCCTGCCACCGCATCCACCTGCCAAGCCCAGCCCCACGCAGATTAA
- a CDS encoding winged helix-turn-helix transcriptional regulator: MYALRDPELRFDELKRATGGRSKTVSDALDVLSENDLITRRTEEAAPIAVYYRLTEKGETLVSRLDDVSQWAVEWMDAVDDPDDFRRRLR, encoded by the coding sequence CTGTACGCGCTCCGTGACCCGGAACTGCGGTTCGACGAGCTCAAACGCGCCACCGGTGGCCGATCGAAGACCGTGTCCGACGCGCTCGATGTCCTCTCGGAAAACGATCTCATCACGCGACGAACCGAGGAGGCAGCCCCTATCGCCGTCTACTATCGGCTCACCGAGAAGGGCGAGACACTCGTCAGCCGACTCGACGACGTGAGCCAGTGGGCCGTCGAGTGGATGGACGCCGTGGACGATCCCGACGACTTCAGGAGGCGGCTCCGGTAA